Proteins encoded within one genomic window of Prochlorococcus marinus str. MIT 9515:
- a CDS encoding UDP-N-acetylmuramoyl-L-alanyl-D-glutamate--2,6-diaminopimelate ligase, with the protein MRSVKLHKLLDLVGIIPSLDLIDHKINNISFNSKEVQKGTLFLGMPGLNVDGGKYCIEAIENGAEAAIIGSAAKQKIGSIDRKRILVIEDNLDYIFGQIVAEFWNRPSRKLKLIGVTGTNGKTTITFLLEYLLKKLGKKTALYGTLFNRWPGFSEVASHTTDFADKLQKKLNAAVEAESEFAILEVSSHSIAQNRISGCEFEAAIFTNLTQDHLDYHSDMESYFQIKRKLFFPPYLTEKDGISVLNIDDPWISKLSFDLEKGSSLVSTKITDSEFEKDDFFFVTDKKFTESGSTCIFHTPREKIKLFVPLVGEFNLMNAIQAITILYKLNFSLKDLSKLIQSFPGAPGRMEKIEIDNDDVSSLLPTLIVDYAHTPDGLKKVLKSIKKLCEGKLITVFGCGGDRDCSKRPLMGSIAAEFSDHLFITSDNPRSEDPQKIVNDILMGIEKRDQITIEIDRFKAINESIKFANKEDIVLIAGKGHEDYQILNDKVIDFDDRKIAYKLLQEKSKSK; encoded by the coding sequence ATGAGATCTGTAAAATTACATAAACTTTTAGATTTGGTAGGAATTATTCCTTCATTAGATTTAATCGATCATAAAATCAATAACATTTCTTTTAACTCTAAAGAAGTACAAAAAGGAACTTTATTTTTAGGTATGCCTGGTTTAAATGTTGATGGAGGAAAATATTGTATTGAGGCAATTGAAAATGGCGCAGAGGCTGCCATTATTGGGTCTGCTGCAAAACAGAAAATTGGATCTATTGATAGAAAAAGGATTTTGGTTATAGAGGATAATTTAGATTATATTTTTGGTCAAATAGTCGCTGAGTTTTGGAACAGGCCTTCAAGAAAACTTAAACTTATTGGTGTTACGGGTACAAATGGAAAAACGACAATTACTTTTTTATTGGAATATCTTTTAAAAAAATTAGGGAAAAAGACTGCATTATATGGGACCTTGTTCAATAGATGGCCTGGCTTCTCTGAAGTAGCCTCTCATACAACTGATTTTGCTGATAAACTTCAAAAGAAATTGAATGCTGCTGTTGAGGCAGAATCTGAATTCGCGATATTAGAGGTGAGTTCTCATTCTATTGCTCAAAATAGGATATCAGGATGTGAATTTGAGGCGGCTATTTTTACTAATTTAACTCAAGATCATCTTGATTATCACTCAGATATGGAATCTTATTTTCAAATAAAAAGAAAATTATTTTTCCCACCTTACTTAACAGAAAAGGATGGAATTTCTGTTTTAAATATTGATGACCCCTGGATATCTAAATTATCATTTGATCTTGAAAAAGGATCTTCATTAGTCTCTACAAAGATTACTGATAGTGAATTTGAAAAAGATGATTTTTTTTTCGTAACAGATAAAAAATTTACTGAAAGTGGCTCCACCTGTATTTTTCATACACCTAGGGAAAAAATTAAACTGTTTGTTCCACTTGTTGGTGAATTTAATTTAATGAATGCGATTCAAGCAATAACAATTTTGTATAAACTTAATTTCTCTTTAAAAGATTTATCAAAGTTAATACAATCTTTCCCCGGTGCTCCAGGGAGGATGGAGAAAATAGAAATTGATAATGATGACGTTTCATCATTACTACCAACTTTAATTGTTGATTATGCGCATACACCTGATGGATTAAAGAAAGTTTTGAAATCAATTAAAAAACTTTGTGAGGGGAAACTTATAACTGTTTTTGGATGTGGCGGAGATCGAGATTGTAGTAAAAGGCCTTTAATGGGATCAATAGCTGCAGAGTTTTCAGATCACTTGTTTATAACATCAGATAATCCAAGATCAGAAGATCCTCAAAAGATAGTAAATGATATTTTGATGGGTATAGAAAAAAGAGATCAAATAACAATCGAAATTGATAGATTTAAAGCAATAAATGAATCTATTAAATTTGCCAATAAAGAAGATATTGTTTTAATTGCAGGAAAAGGTCATGAAGATTATCAAATTCTCAATGATAAAGTTATTGATTTTGATGATAGGAAAATAGCTTATAAATTATTACAAGAAAAAAGCAAATCTAAATAA
- a CDS encoding SDR family NAD(P)-dependent oxidoreductase, which yields MKGLALIVGAGGIGTQIAKDLSENEKDLEVILCGRKSEFNSFWELDIEDSQSLLQLKNKISNHPSKLRLVVNATGRLHSDSLQPEKRLQHLDKKNMMESFSINAFSPILLAKAIEEFIPKDFYFNFASISARVGSIGDNQTGGWYSYRAAKSAQNQFFKSLSIEWTRRFPKATITLLHPGTVDTDLSRPFHKFVPKHKLFTKEKSSKFLINIIKNQTPEFTGKFIAWDSSEIIW from the coding sequence ATGAAAGGGTTAGCCTTAATTGTAGGCGCGGGTGGAATTGGAACGCAAATAGCTAAAGATTTGAGTGAAAATGAAAAAGACTTGGAGGTTATTTTGTGTGGAAGAAAAAGTGAATTTAATTCTTTTTGGGAACTAGATATAGAGGATTCTCAATCTCTTTTGCAGTTGAAAAATAAAATATCAAATCATCCTTCAAAATTAAGGTTAGTTGTTAATGCTACAGGGAGACTTCATAGTGATTCACTTCAACCAGAAAAAAGATTACAACATCTTGATAAAAAAAATATGATGGAAAGTTTCTCAATTAATGCCTTTTCTCCTATTTTGTTAGCTAAAGCAATTGAAGAATTTATCCCAAAAGATTTTTATTTTAATTTTGCAAGTATAAGTGCAAGAGTGGGAAGCATTGGAGATAATCAAACTGGAGGTTGGTATTCATATAGAGCTGCAAAATCTGCCCAAAATCAATTTTTTAAATCTTTAAGTATTGAGTGGACTAGACGTTTCCCAAAGGCTACTATTACGTTGCTTCATCCAGGAACAGTTGATACTGATTTATCTAGACCTTTTCATAAATTTGTTCCAAAACATAAATTATTTACTAAAGAAAAATCATCCAAATTTTTGATCAATATTATTAAAAATCAAACTCCAGAATTTACTGGAAAATTTATTGCATGGGATAGCTCAGAAATAATATGGTAA
- a CDS encoding aminotransferase class V-fold PLP-dependent enzyme codes for MTINLREQIPALKNKYYFNYGGQGPLPKSSLEEIVKTWEIIQDIGPFTNNMWPFIYKEILTTKRIIAQKLGVNSKNVALTENISSGMILPFWGIKVKEGEELLISDCEHPGVVAASREFCRRNKLIFKILPIQKIKNLNDENIILEIQKNLNSKTKILIISHILWNFGYKIPLKKISIELKNNRENSYLLVDGAQTFGHIKIEDDVFYSDLYSITSHKWACGPEGLGAIYVSDRFIHETDPTIIGWKSLKKEQGIYEPPDNLFHEDARKFEVATSCIPLLAGLRNSLDLLDKDCHEKEKTKNIKRLSGKLWDKLNQLNGVELVLEKKYLNGIVSFNIGNVVDKDKFVKRLGEQKIWIRVLEDPKWFRACVHQMTTEAEINLLSKEIKKILT; via the coding sequence ATGACAATTAATTTAAGAGAACAAATACCCGCATTAAAAAACAAATATTACTTCAATTATGGAGGTCAAGGACCATTACCAAAATCTTCTCTAGAAGAAATAGTTAAAACTTGGGAAATCATTCAAGATATAGGACCATTTACAAATAATATGTGGCCTTTTATTTATAAAGAAATATTGACTACAAAAAGAATTATTGCGCAAAAATTAGGTGTTAATTCAAAAAATGTAGCTTTAACTGAGAATATCTCCTCTGGAATGATTTTGCCTTTTTGGGGTATAAAAGTAAAAGAGGGAGAAGAATTGTTAATAAGTGACTGTGAACATCCTGGAGTAGTAGCTGCAAGTAGAGAATTTTGCAGAAGAAATAAATTAATATTCAAAATTTTACCAATCCAAAAAATTAAAAATCTAAATGACGAAAATATAATTTTGGAGATTCAAAAAAATCTAAATAGTAAGACTAAGATCCTAATTATTTCTCATATTTTGTGGAACTTTGGATATAAAATTCCTTTAAAAAAAATTTCTATCGAATTAAAAAATAATCGAGAAAATTCTTATCTACTTGTTGATGGTGCTCAAACCTTTGGCCATATAAAAATTGAAGATGATGTTTTTTATTCTGATTTATATTCCATAACTTCTCATAAATGGGCATGTGGTCCTGAAGGGCTTGGAGCTATTTATGTCTCAGATAGATTTATTCATGAAACAGATCCAACAATAATTGGTTGGAAATCATTAAAAAAAGAACAAGGAATTTATGAGCCGCCAGATAATCTTTTTCATGAAGATGCAAGGAAGTTTGAAGTGGCTACATCTTGTATTCCTTTACTTGCTGGGCTCAGGAATTCTTTAGATCTTTTGGATAAAGATTGCCATGAAAAAGAAAAAACCAAAAACATCAAAAGATTAAGTGGAAAACTTTGGGATAAATTAAATCAATTAAACGGAGTTGAATTAGTTTTAGAAAAAAAATACTTAAATGGGATAGTCAGCTTTAATATCGGAAATGTTGTAGATAAGGACAAATTTGTGAAGAGACTTGGAGAACAGAAAATTTGGATTAGAGTTTTAGAAGATCCAAAATGGTTTAGAGCATGTGTACATCAAATGACAACAGAAGCTGAGATTAATTTACTCTCTAAAGAAATTAAAAAAATACTGACTTAA
- a CDS encoding methyltransferase domain-containing protein yields MSSDCCNTDESNKNLKGLDHKDAIQERYGSAALEKESCLCTPVGFNPVLLEAIPEEVIERDYGCGDPTKYVQKNDIVLDLGSGSGKNAFICSQIVGEEGKVIGVDQNPDMLTLSRSASKKFSEKIGFNNTEFLKGSIENLDELNKDLNPLIADKSIDIILSNCVLNLVNPESRNNLLRNIKRVLKGNGRIAISDIVSSKKVPLRLQNDHDLWTGCISGAWYEPEFLNDFKDLGFKNLEFAERSNEPWKVIEDIEFRTVTLVGNI; encoded by the coding sequence ATGTCTAGCGATTGCTGCAATACTGATGAGTCAAATAAAAATTTGAAAGGTCTTGATCATAAAGATGCTATCCAAGAAAGGTATGGTTCTGCTGCATTAGAAAAAGAGAGTTGTCTTTGTACTCCTGTTGGTTTTAATCCTGTTTTACTTGAAGCAATTCCTGAAGAAGTTATTGAAAGAGATTATGGATGTGGTGATCCAACAAAATATGTACAGAAGAATGATATTGTTTTAGATCTTGGTAGTGGGAGTGGCAAAAATGCCTTTATTTGTTCTCAAATTGTTGGGGAAGAGGGGAAAGTAATTGGGGTTGATCAAAATCCTGATATGCTTACATTATCAAGATCTGCCTCCAAAAAATTTTCAGAAAAGATCGGTTTCAACAATACAGAATTTCTTAAAGGGTCAATTGAAAATCTCGATGAATTAAATAAAGATTTAAATCCATTAATAGCAGACAAGTCAATTGATATTATTTTAAGTAATTGTGTTTTAAATTTAGTAAATCCTGAATCTAGAAATAATCTTTTAAGAAATATAAAAAGAGTTCTTAAAGGTAACGGCAGAATAGCTATTAGCGATATTGTCTCAAGTAAAAAAGTTCCTTTAAGATTGCAAAATGATCATGATCTATGGACAGGATGTATAAGTGGAGCATGGTATGAGCCGGAATTCCTTAATGATTTTAAAGATCTAGGTTTTAAAAACTTAGAATTCGCTGAAAGAAGTAATGAACCTTGGAAAGTTATTGAAGATATTGAATTTAGAACAGTTACTTTAGTAGGGAATATTTAG
- a CDS encoding DUF4278 domain-containing protein: MTVLSHRNMITLTYRGKNYLQNKKAAKKQLFELTYRRNVYTNRINEASLSNKKAELNYRGVSYTK; encoded by the coding sequence ATGACCGTTTTGTCACATCGAAACATGATTACTTTAACTTACAGAGGTAAAAACTACCTTCAAAATAAGAAGGCTGCTAAAAAGCAACTTTTTGAACTTACTTACAGAAGAAACGTCTACACCAATAGGATAAATGAGGCTTCTTTAAGTAATAAAAAAGCAGAACTAAATTACCGAGGTGTAAGCTACACTAAATAA
- a CDS encoding NifU family protein — translation MSTETLPLTNENVEKVLDELRPFLISDGGNVEIAEIDGPIVKVRLQGACGSCPSSTMTLKMGIERKLKEMIPEISEVVQVL, via the coding sequence ATGAGTACTGAAACATTACCACTCACAAACGAGAATGTAGAAAAAGTTTTAGATGAACTAAGACCATTCTTAATTTCAGATGGAGGAAATGTTGAAATAGCGGAAATTGATGGACCCATTGTTAAAGTAAGACTTCAAGGTGCATGTGGAAGTTGCCCAAGCAGTACTATGACATTAAAAATGGGAATAGAAAGAAAATTAAAAGAAATGATTCCTGAGATAAGCGAAGTTGTCCAAGTTTTATAA
- a CDS encoding malate:quinone oxidoreductase — protein MTSKKFSDKKNNYDAILVGAGIMSGTLALLLTEILPELKILIIEKLKIPGSESSGAFNNAGTGHAANCELNYTPLDDYGHLKIEKALSINRSFEKSMSLWASLYSSQKIDIKKFLKFIPHISFVTGSENVSFLKKRFKKMTEYKEFEDMEFSSSFNQISSWAPLITKSRNPLDEVAATRVKRGTDINFEVLTREYLKYISKNKNVEISYETELNDLKKTSNKEWELNISMEGRKVNLKTSYVFLGAGGKTINYLQKSNIPEAKVYGGFPVSGKWLICEENSLTEKHNAKVYGRADIGSPPMSVPHLDTRWIEGKKFLLYGPFAGFTTKFLKQGSYLDLFNSLKKNNLLSMLDVGIKNNDLINYLFSQSIKSHKSRVENLRNMMPSADPSNWYLENAGQRVQIIKKTKKGGSLKFGTEIVNAADGSLSALLGASPGASTAVSIMIEVLKKSCLFTLDKSILEQKISHLLYESELKNQNENDFLENLKKRNNSILGFHP, from the coding sequence GTGACTTCAAAAAAATTTTCTGATAAAAAAAATAATTATGATGCGATATTGGTAGGAGCCGGAATAATGAGCGGGACACTTGCCTTACTTCTCACAGAAATTTTGCCTGAGCTAAAAATTTTAATTATAGAAAAGTTAAAGATTCCCGGTAGCGAAAGCAGTGGGGCATTTAATAATGCAGGAACTGGTCACGCTGCAAATTGCGAGTTAAACTATACCCCTTTGGATGACTATGGTCATTTAAAAATAGAAAAAGCTCTTTCTATTAATCGTTCATTTGAAAAATCGATGTCTTTATGGGCTTCATTGTATTCATCTCAGAAAATAGATATTAAAAAATTTTTAAAATTTATTCCCCATATTAGTTTTGTCACAGGCAGTGAAAATGTTTCTTTTTTAAAGAAAAGATTTAAAAAAATGACTGAATATAAAGAGTTTGAAGATATGGAATTCTCATCATCATTTAATCAAATCTCTTCTTGGGCTCCCCTTATTACAAAGAGTAGAAATCCATTAGATGAAGTTGCTGCTACCAGAGTAAAAAGAGGAACAGATATAAACTTTGAGGTTTTAACAAGAGAATATTTAAAATATATTTCTAAAAATAAAAATGTTGAAATTAGTTATGAAACAGAACTAAATGACTTGAAGAAAACTAGTAATAAAGAATGGGAATTAAATATTAGTATGGAGGGCAGAAAAGTTAATTTGAAGACTTCATATGTTTTTCTTGGGGCTGGTGGCAAAACAATAAACTATTTACAAAAATCTAATATTCCAGAAGCTAAAGTCTATGGAGGTTTCCCCGTTAGCGGTAAATGGCTTATTTGTGAAGAGAATTCTTTAACAGAAAAACATAATGCAAAAGTTTATGGAAGAGCGGATATAGGATCACCTCCAATGTCTGTTCCTCATTTAGATACAAGATGGATTGAAGGGAAAAAATTTCTTCTATATGGACCTTTTGCTGGTTTTACAACAAAATTCTTAAAACAAGGATCTTATCTTGATTTGTTTAATTCCCTCAAAAAGAATAATTTATTATCTATGCTTGATGTTGGAATAAAGAATAATGATTTAATTAATTATCTTTTTTCACAATCAATAAAAAGTCATAAATCAAGAGTTGAGAACTTAAGAAATATGATGCCATCTGCTGATCCTTCAAATTGGTATTTAGAGAATGCTGGTCAAAGAGTTCAAATAATAAAAAAAACGAAAAAAGGGGGATCTTTGAAATTCGGAACAGAAATTGTTAATGCTGCAGATGGTTCCCTTTCAGCTTTGTTAGGTGCTTCTCCTGGGGCGAGTACCGCAGTTTCAATAATGATTGAGGTTCTAAAAAAATCTTGTCTTTTTACGCTAGATAAAAGTATTCTTGAACAAAAAATAAGTCATCTTCTTTATGAATCTGAATTAAAAAATCAAAATGAAAATGACTTTTTAGAAAATTTAAAAAAAAGAAATAATTCTATTTTAGGTTTCCATCCATAA
- the lepA gene encoding translation elongation factor 4 produces MTDISVSKIRNFCIIAHIDHGKSTLADRLLQDTGTVKQRDMQDQFLDSMDLERERGITIKLQAARMKYKAEDSQEYILNLIDTPGHVDFSYEVSRSLQACEGALLVVDASQGVEAQTLANVYLALENNLEIIPVLNKVDLPGADANKIKQEIEEVIGLDTSNAINCSAKTGEGIEDILEAVVSRIPHPQNEIKSPTRALIFDSYYDPYRGVIVYFRVISGSINKRDKILLMASKKHYELDEIGIMAPDEKQVDELHAGEVGYLAASIKSVADARVGDTITLFNSAAKEPLPGYKTANPMVFCGLFPTDADQYPDLRESLEKLQLSDAALKYEPETSSAMGFGFRCGFLGLLHMEIVQERLEREYDLDLIVTAPSVIYKINLNDKEQIFIDNPSTIPDPQSRESIEEPYVKMEIYSPNEFNGTLMGLCQERRGIFVDMKYITTDRVTLIYEIPLAEVVTDFFDQMKSRTQGYASMEYHLIGYRKNDLVRLDVLINSERADPLTSIVHKDKAYGIGRGLVEKLKELIPKQQFKIPIQASIGSRIIASESISALRKDVLSKCYGGDISRKKKLLKKQAKGKKRMKAMGKVDVPQEAFMAVLKLNQ; encoded by the coding sequence ATGACTGATATATCCGTTTCAAAAATAAGAAATTTTTGCATAATTGCTCATATCGATCATGGTAAATCTACTCTCGCAGATAGATTACTTCAAGATACTGGAACTGTAAAACAAAGGGATATGCAAGATCAGTTTTTGGATAGTATGGATCTTGAAAGAGAAAGAGGTATAACAATTAAATTGCAGGCAGCGAGGATGAAGTATAAAGCTGAAGATTCGCAAGAATATATCTTAAATCTAATTGATACCCCGGGGCATGTTGATTTTTCTTATGAAGTAAGTAGATCTTTACAGGCTTGTGAAGGTGCTTTATTAGTTGTTGATGCAAGTCAAGGTGTAGAAGCACAAACTTTAGCTAATGTTTATCTTGCTTTAGAAAACAATTTAGAGATCATACCAGTTTTAAATAAAGTTGATTTGCCTGGTGCAGATGCCAATAAAATAAAACAAGAAATTGAAGAGGTAATAGGATTAGATACTTCTAATGCAATAAATTGCTCTGCAAAAACTGGAGAAGGGATAGAAGATATATTGGAAGCAGTTGTTAGTAGAATTCCTCATCCTCAAAATGAAATAAAATCTCCAACTAGGGCACTTATTTTTGACTCTTATTATGATCCTTATAGAGGAGTAATTGTTTACTTCAGAGTTATATCTGGGTCAATTAATAAAAGAGATAAGATCTTACTAATGGCGAGTAAGAAGCACTATGAATTAGATGAAATTGGAATAATGGCTCCTGATGAGAAGCAAGTTGATGAACTTCATGCTGGGGAAGTTGGTTATTTAGCGGCTTCTATTAAGTCTGTTGCTGATGCAAGAGTCGGAGATACAATTACACTATTTAATTCGGCAGCTAAAGAGCCCCTCCCTGGATATAAAACAGCTAACCCAATGGTTTTTTGTGGATTGTTCCCAACAGATGCAGATCAATATCCAGATCTAAGAGAGTCTCTAGAAAAGCTTCAATTATCTGATGCTGCACTTAAATATGAACCCGAGACTAGTAGCGCTATGGGCTTTGGATTTAGGTGTGGTTTTTTAGGACTACTTCATATGGAAATTGTTCAGGAAAGGTTAGAGAGAGAATATGATTTGGATTTGATCGTAACTGCTCCTTCAGTTATTTATAAAATTAATTTAAATGATAAGGAACAGATCTTTATCGATAATCCCTCGACAATCCCAGACCCACAATCAAGAGAATCCATAGAAGAACCATATGTGAAAATGGAAATCTATTCTCCAAATGAATTTAATGGAACACTAATGGGTTTATGCCAAGAAAGAAGAGGTATTTTTGTTGATATGAAATACATCACAACAGATAGGGTGACTTTGATTTACGAAATACCTTTAGCTGAAGTTGTTACAGACTTTTTTGACCAAATGAAAAGTCGAACTCAAGGATATGCATCAATGGAATATCATTTGATTGGTTATAGAAAAAATGATCTTGTTAGATTAGATGTTCTTATAAATTCCGAAAGAGCTGATCCTTTAACTTCAATTGTTCATAAAGATAAGGCCTATGGTATTGGTAGAGGTTTAGTAGAAAAATTAAAGGAGCTTATACCTAAACAACAATTTAAAATCCCTATTCAAGCTTCAATAGGTAGTCGCATAATTGCGAGTGAAAGTATAAGTGCATTAAGAAAAGATGTTCTTTCGAAGTGCTATGGGGGAGATATTTCTAGAAAAAAGAAACTTTTAAAGAAGCAAGCTAAAGGTAAAAAGAGAATGAAAGCAATGGGTAAAGTTGATGTACCTCAGGAAGCTTTTATGGCAGTTCTCAAATTAAATCAGTAA
- a CDS encoding ABC transporter permease, with product MKVLEANNFFGYSVSSFSSDVFSPPSLKHLCGTDRLGRDVCLRTLQGSSIAIEVVFLSIFFALILGLPLGLLSGYFGGIFDKCLSLIMDTIFSIPVILLSVVVAFVLGKGIINASIALCIVYSPQYFRLIRNQTILIKSETYVEAARVSGADIKTIIFKYIFPNVITPLPILLTLNAADAVLVLGSLGFLGLGVPADVPEWGSDLNLALAALPTGIWWTALFPGLAMFFLVLGLSFIGEEIENIFEKQ from the coding sequence ATGAAAGTACTAGAGGCTAATAACTTTTTTGGATATTCTGTATCATCATTTAGTAGTGACGTTTTTTCACCACCTTCCCTGAAACATTTATGTGGTACTGATAGGTTAGGCAGAGATGTTTGTTTACGAACTTTACAAGGATCATCTATAGCTATTGAAGTTGTATTCCTTTCTATTTTCTTTGCTTTAATTTTAGGCTTGCCTTTAGGATTATTGAGTGGATATTTTGGAGGGATATTTGATAAATGCTTATCACTCATAATGGATACTATTTTTTCTATCCCAGTTATTTTACTTTCAGTAGTGGTAGCTTTTGTACTGGGTAAAGGGATTATTAATGCCTCTATCGCATTATGTATTGTTTATTCTCCTCAATATTTCAGGTTAATTAGAAATCAAACAATACTAATAAAATCAGAGACATATGTTGAAGCTGCAAGAGTATCAGGAGCTGATATTAAAACTATAATTTTTAAATATATATTCCCAAATGTTATTACTCCATTGCCTATTCTTCTTACTTTAAATGCTGCCGATGCGGTTTTAGTTTTGGGAAGCTTAGGCTTTTTAGGTTTAGGAGTTCCCGCAGATGTTCCAGAATGGGGCAGTGATCTTAATCTTGCTCTTGCTGCTCTACCTACTGGAATATGGTGGACTGCTTTATTCCCTGGATTAGCAATGTTTTTTTTAGTCCTAGGTCTTTCTTTTATAGGAGAAGAAATAGAAAATATTTTTGAGAAGCAATAG
- the trmH gene encoding tRNA (guanosine(18)-2'-O)-methyltransferase TrmH: MSILPRRFERIKNVLNCRMENLTVLVEAVNKPHNLSAILRTCDAAGVFEANFICKRDEVKTFNSTAQGSQKWVKLNNHETTISAVSHLKKKGFKLYGTTLNDSSTDYRNFDYAENTCFVLGAEKWGLSDELISKVDESIFIPMTGMVQSLNVSVAASILLFEAIRQRQIKSLLPLNGEGLSQKEYQKTLFEWSYPELASIYKKSGNKYPTLNQDGEINEVIKKQ, translated from the coding sequence ATGTCGATTTTACCAAGAAGATTTGAGAGGATAAAAAATGTTTTAAATTGTCGAATGGAAAACTTAACTGTTTTAGTAGAGGCAGTAAATAAGCCCCATAATTTATCTGCAATATTAAGAACCTGTGATGCAGCAGGAGTTTTTGAAGCGAATTTCATTTGTAAAAGAGATGAAGTTAAAACTTTTAACAGTACAGCTCAAGGTAGTCAAAAATGGGTCAAATTGAATAATCATGAAACAACAATTTCTGCAGTATCTCATCTAAAAAAGAAAGGATTTAAATTATATGGAACAACACTTAATGATAGCTCTACTGATTACAGGAATTTTGACTATGCAGAAAATACATGTTTTGTTTTAGGAGCAGAGAAGTGGGGATTAAGTGATGAACTTATCTCCAAGGTTGATGAATCAATCTTTATCCCTATGACAGGAATGGTCCAATCTTTGAATGTTTCAGTAGCTGCCTCTATTTTACTTTTTGAAGCTATTCGCCAAAGACAAATTAAAAGTTTACTTCCTTTAAATGGGGAAGGTTTAAGTCAAAAAGAATATCAAAAGACATTATTTGAATGGAGTTATCCTGAGTTAGCCTCTATTTATAAAAAGTCTGGAAATAAATATCCAACCCTTAATCAGGATGGAGAAATTAATGAAGTTATAAAAAAACAATAA
- a CDS encoding thiol-disulfide oxidoreductase DCC family protein yields the protein MQNKLTFLFDGGCPLCLRETNFLKKKDALNKISFVDINNQDYNPVLFKDISYPEAMSNLHGILENGDIIKGLDVLAYSYELIGLGWVYYPLKIKFVAPVLRVIYKYWAKYRLKLTGRSNLENLCTSECEQ from the coding sequence ATGCAAAATAAATTAACATTTTTGTTCGATGGTGGTTGTCCGTTATGTTTAAGAGAAACTAATTTTTTAAAAAAGAAAGACGCTCTTAATAAAATAAGTTTTGTTGATATCAATAATCAAGACTATAATCCAGTTCTTTTCAAGGACATTTCATATCCAGAAGCAATGTCAAATCTTCATGGCATTTTAGAAAATGGAGATATTATTAAAGGACTAGACGTTTTAGCATATTCATACGAATTAATAGGACTCGGCTGGGTTTACTATCCTTTAAAAATTAAATTTGTAGCACCAGTTTTAAGAGTGATTTATAAATATTGGGCAAAATATAGACTTAAACTTACTGGTAGATCAAATCTTGAAAATCTCTGTACCTCTGAATGTGAACAATAA
- a CDS encoding TIGR03643 family protein, with protein sequence MEIVDIDRVIEMCWEDRTPFEAIEHQFGLKENDAIKIMRNNLKPKSFKIWRKRVSGRRTKHMELKDSTRFKSTHKRKL encoded by the coding sequence ATGGAAATTGTTGATATAGATAGAGTTATTGAGATGTGTTGGGAAGATAGAACTCCATTTGAAGCTATTGAACACCAATTTGGTTTAAAAGAAAATGACGCTATAAAAATTATGAGAAATAACCTTAAACCAAAATCATTTAAAATTTGGAGAAAAAGAGTTTCAGGAAGGAGAACAAAACATATGGAGCTTAAGGATTCGACTAGATTTAAATCTACTCATAAAAGAAAATTATAA
- a CDS encoding DUF2256 domain-containing protein — protein sequence MKNLPSKTCPVCNKTFDWRKKWKDCWKDVKYCSNRCRNRKSLV from the coding sequence TTGAAAAATTTACCTAGCAAAACGTGTCCAGTTTGCAATAAGACATTTGATTGGCGCAAAAAATGGAAAGATTGTTGGAAAGATGTTAAATACTGTTCAAATAGATGCAGAAATAGGAAATCACTAGTATGA